A window of Rissa tridactyla isolate bRisTri1 unplaced genomic scaffold, bRisTri1.patW.cur.20221130 scaffold_724, whole genome shotgun sequence contains these coding sequences:
- the LOC128903885 gene encoding BOS complex subunit TMEM147-like: protein MGLDSNISLARHVAAAALLWASGRHDLPPRLRLPLGGLLAAAAYEGFLTGWAGQALGLGPWGALGLRALGAAALGLGALRLLVPLLPPP from the exons gctcgacacgtggcggcggcggcgctgctgTGGGCTTCGGGGCGCCACGACCTGCCCCCCCGCCTGCGCCTGCCCCTGGGGGGGCTCCTGGCCGCCGCCGCCTACGAGGGCTTCCTCACCGG GTGGGCGGGGcaggcgctggggctggggccctggggggcgctggggctgcgggcgctgggggcggcggcgctggggctgggggccctGCGGCTGCtcgtccccctcctgccccccccctgA